The following are encoded together in the Pseudomonas sp. IB20 genome:
- a CDS encoding monovalent cation/H+ antiporter subunit A, whose translation MSLIVLLLLPFIGSCLAALLPHNARNTESLLAGLVALVGTIQVALLYPQIAHGGVIREEFMWLPSLGLNFVLRMDGFAWLFSMLVLGIGTLVALYARYYMSPDDPVPRFFAFFLAFMGAMLGLVISGNLIQIVFFWELTSLFSFLLIGYWHHRADARRGAYMALMVTGAGGLCLLAGVMLLGHIVGSYDLDQVLAAGDQIRAHSLYPVMLALVLIGALSKSAQFPFHFWLPHAMAAPTPVSAYLHSATMVKAGVFLLARLWPSLSGSEEWFWIVGGAGAITLLLGAYCAMFQNDLKGLLAYSTISHLGLITLLLGLNSPLAAVAAVFHILNHATFKASLFMAAGIIDHESGTRDIRKLSGLVRLIPFTATLAMVASASMAGVPLLNGFLSKEMFFAETVFISSTAWVEIALPAIATIAGTFSVAYALRFTVDVFFGPPATDLPHTPHEPPRWMRAPVELLVFTCLLVGIFPAQVVGSILAAAALPVVGGVLPEYSLAIWHGWNAPMIMSLVAMSGGVVLYLLLRKQLKRGRFKYPPIISYFDGKRMFERCLVVMMRGARKIEKRINTKRLQTQLFLLVLAAVVAGLIPMLNSGISWGDRPKIPGSIVFVTLWLLAIACALGAAWQAKYHRLAALTMVSVCGMMTCITFVWFSAPDLALTQLVVEVVTTVLILLGLRWLPRRIEEVSPLPSSLRKARIRRLRDFLLSTVVGGGMALLSYAMLTRQTPNDISSFYLSRALPEGGGSNVVNVMLVDFRGFDTLGEITVLGAVALTVYALLRRFRPSKESMQLPAQQRQLAPDVATDLVNPRHASDTALGFMMVPAVLVRLLLPIALVVSFYLFMRGHNQPGGGFVAGLVMSVAFILQYMVAGTQWVEAQMSLRPMRWMGFGLLSATLTGLGALFAGYPFLTTHTWHFSVPVLGDIHVASALFFDVGVYAMVVGSTLLMLTALGHQSVRAHKPSNQAKVVAATEGAA comes from the coding sequence CGCGCGTTACTACATGTCGCCGGACGACCCGGTGCCGCGTTTCTTCGCGTTTTTCCTGGCCTTCATGGGCGCCATGCTCGGGCTGGTGATTTCCGGCAACCTGATCCAGATCGTGTTCTTCTGGGAACTGACCAGCCTGTTCTCGTTCCTGTTGATCGGCTATTGGCACCATCGCGCCGATGCCAGGCGCGGAGCCTATATGGCGCTGATGGTCACCGGTGCGGGCGGCCTGTGCCTGCTGGCGGGCGTGATGCTGCTGGGGCATATCGTCGGCAGCTACGACCTGGACCAGGTGCTGGCGGCGGGCGACCAGATTCGCGCGCACTCGCTGTACCCGGTCATGCTGGCCCTGGTGCTGATCGGCGCTTTGAGCAAAAGTGCACAGTTCCCGTTCCACTTCTGGCTGCCCCACGCGATGGCGGCGCCGACCCCGGTTTCAGCCTACCTGCACTCGGCGACGATGGTGAAGGCCGGCGTGTTCCTGCTGGCCCGCCTGTGGCCGTCGCTGTCCGGCAGCGAAGAATGGTTCTGGATCGTCGGCGGTGCCGGCGCGATCACCCTCCTCCTCGGCGCTTACTGCGCTATGTTCCAAAATGATCTCAAGGGCCTGCTGGCCTACTCCACTATCAGCCACCTCGGGCTGATCACCTTGCTGCTGGGCCTCAACAGCCCACTGGCCGCCGTCGCTGCGGTATTCCATATTCTCAACCACGCCACGTTCAAGGCCTCGCTGTTCATGGCCGCGGGCATCATCGACCACGAAAGCGGCACCCGTGATATCCGCAAGCTCAGTGGCTTGGTGCGGCTGATCCCGTTTACCGCGACACTGGCGATGGTGGCCAGTGCGTCGATGGCTGGCGTGCCGTTGCTCAACGGCTTCCTGTCCAAAGAGATGTTCTTCGCCGAAACCGTATTTATCTCGTCGACCGCCTGGGTGGAAATCGCCCTGCCGGCCATTGCGACCATCGCCGGTACTTTCAGCGTGGCCTACGCCTTGCGCTTCACGGTCGATGTATTCTTCGGCCCGCCCGCGACCGACCTGCCCCACACACCCCACGAACCGCCGCGCTGGATGCGTGCACCGGTTGAGTTGCTGGTATTCACCTGCCTGCTGGTGGGCATCTTCCCGGCCCAGGTGGTCGGTTCGATCCTCGCCGCCGCCGCGCTGCCGGTGGTGGGCGGCGTACTGCCCGAGTACAGCCTGGCGATTTGGCACGGCTGGAACGCGCCGATGATCATGAGCCTGGTGGCCATGTCCGGTGGCGTGGTGCTCTACCTGCTGCTGCGCAAGCAACTCAAGCGTGGCCGCTTCAAATATCCGCCGATCATCAGTTACTTCGACGGCAAGCGCATGTTCGAGCGCTGCCTGGTGGTGATGATGCGTGGCGCGCGCAAGATCGAGAAACGCATCAACACCAAGCGCCTGCAGACCCAGCTGTTCCTGCTGGTGCTGGCGGCGGTGGTCGCCGGCTTGATCCCGATGCTCAACAGCGGCATCAGTTGGGGCGACCGGCCGAAGATCCCGGGTTCCATCGTGTTCGTCACCCTGTGGCTGCTGGCAATCGCCTGCGCTCTCGGCGCCGCGTGGCAAGCCAAGTATCACCGGCTGGCGGCCCTGACCATGGTCAGCGTGTGCGGCATGATGACCTGCATCACCTTCGTGTGGTTCTCAGCGCCGGACCTGGCGCTGACGCAATTGGTGGTTGAAGTGGTGACCACCGTGCTGATCCTGCTGGGCCTGCGCTGGCTGCCACGGCGGATCGAAGAAGTCTCGCCACTGCCCAGCTCGCTGCGCAAGGCGCGCATTCGTCGCCTGCGTGACTTCCTGCTGTCCACCGTAGTGGGCGGCGGCATGGCGCTGCTGTCCTACGCGATGCTGACGCGCCAGACGCCCAACGACATTTCCTCGTTCTACCTGAGCCGCGCCCTGCCCGAAGGCGGCGGCAGCAATGTGGTGAATGTGATGCTTGTGGACTTCCGCGGTTTCGACACCCTCGGCGAAATCACCGTGCTCGGCGCCGTGGCACTGACGGTGTATGCGCTGCTGCGGCGCTTCCGCCCATCGAAAGAAAGCATGCAATTGCCTGCACAACAGCGCCAATTGGCGCCGGACGTGGCCACCGACCTGGTCAACCCACGCCATGCCAGCGATACGGCCCTGGGCTTCATGATGGTGCCAGCGGTGCTGGTGCGCCTGCTGCTGCCGATCGCGCTGGTGGTGTCGTTCTACCTGTTCATGCGCGGCCACAACCAGCCGGGCGGCGGTTTCGTCGCAGGCCTGGTGATGTCAGTGGCGTTCATCCTGCAATACATGGTTGCCGGTACCCAGTGGGTAGAAGCGCAGATGAGCCTGCGCCCGATGCGCTGGATGGGCTTCGGCCTGCTCTCGGCAACGCTCACCGGGCTCGGCGCGTTGTTTGCCGGTTACCCGTTCCTTACCACCCACACCTGGCATTTCAGCGTGCCGGTGCTCGGCGACATCCACGTCGCCAGCGCGTTGTTCTTCGACGTCGGCGTGTACGCCATGGTCGTCGGTTCCACGCTGCTGATGCTCACCGCCCTCGGTCACCAATCCGTGCGGGCCCACAAACCGAGCAACCAGGCCAAAGTGGTTGCCGCAACGGAAGGAGCCGCCTGA
- a CDS encoding Na+/H+ antiporter subunit C: protein MEEVIAIAIGVLAASGVWLILRPRTFQVVMGLCLLSYGVNLFIFSMGSLFIGKEPIIKNGVPQDLLHYTDPLPQALVLTAIVISFAMTALFLVVLLASRGLTGTDHVDGREPKE from the coding sequence ATGGAAGAAGTCATTGCAATTGCCATTGGGGTCCTGGCGGCCTCCGGCGTCTGGTTGATCCTGCGGCCACGGACGTTCCAAGTGGTGATGGGCCTGTGCTTACTGTCGTATGGGGTCAACCTGTTCATTTTCAGCATGGGCAGCCTGTTTATCGGCAAGGAACCGATCATCAAGAACGGCGTGCCGCAAGACCTGCTCCACTACACCGATCCGCTGCCCCAGGCCCTGGTGCTGACGGCCATTGTGATCAGCTTCGCCATGACCGCGTTGTTCCTGGTGGTGCTGCTGGCCTCCCGGGGCCTGACCGGCACTGACCATGTAGACGGCCGGGAGCCCAAGGAATGA
- a CDS encoding Na+/H+ antiporter subunit G, whose translation MMPIWVEVIVAVLLVLSSLFALIGAIGLLRMKDFFQRMHPPALASTLGAWCVALASIIYFSVLKSAPVLHGWLIPILLAITVPVTTLLLARTGLFRKRMAGDDVPAEVSSRRAEDVSKSA comes from the coding sequence ATGATGCCGATATGGGTTGAAGTAATCGTGGCGGTGCTGCTGGTGCTGAGCAGCCTGTTTGCGCTGATCGGCGCGATTGGGTTGTTGCGCATGAAGGACTTTTTCCAACGTATGCACCCACCGGCATTGGCCTCGACGCTGGGCGCGTGGTGTGTGGCGCTGGCGTCGATTATCTACTTTTCGGTGCTCAAGTCCGCGCCGGTGCTGCACGGGTGGTTGATTCCGATTTTGTTGGCGATCACCGTGCCGGTGACCACCTTGCTGCTGGCGCGCACGGGGCTGTTTCGCAAGCGTATGGCGGGTGATGACGTACCCGCCGAGGTGAGTAGTCGCCGAGCTGAAGACGTATCAAAATCAGCCTAG
- a CDS encoding monovalent cation/H+ antiporter subunit D, which produces MTWMNQLIVAPILLPLLTAALMLMLGEKRRPLKAKINLFSSVVGLGIAILLLYLTQQGGPGSIGVYLPGNWQVPFGIVLVVDQLSSMMLVLTGIIGVSALLFAMARWDRAGTSFHALFQIQMMGLYGAFLTADLFNLFVFFEVLLAASYGLMLHGSGRARVSSGLHYIAINLLASSLFLIGAAMIYGVTGTLNFADLALKIPLVPEADRGLLHAGAAILATAFLAKAGMWPLNFWLAPAYSSASAPVAAMFAIMTKVGVYTVLRLWTLLFSGQAGASALFGGDWLVYGGMATIICAALAMLAAQRLERMASLSILVSAGILLSAVGFAQPSLTAGALFYLVSSTLALSALFLLAELIERSRSANDLPLDEEIDALPKAMESLHPRPGVNLDDEQKAVVGQVIPWTMAFLGLSFVACALLIIGMPPLSGFIGKLSLLSALVNPMGLGNAVDEPIRPAAWGLVALLILSGLASLIAFARLGIQRFWTPEERPSPLLRRYECLPIFFLLGLSILLTFKAEPLMRYTQATADSLNNPEHYVMAVMATRPIPSPEAKAAALEVQP; this is translated from the coding sequence ATGACGTGGATGAATCAACTGATCGTCGCGCCGATCCTGCTGCCGTTGCTGACCGCCGCGCTGATGCTGATGCTCGGCGAGAAACGCCGCCCGCTGAAGGCCAAAATCAATCTGTTCTCCAGCGTCGTCGGCCTGGGCATCGCTATCCTGCTGCTGTACTTGACGCAGCAAGGCGGCCCCGGCTCGATTGGCGTGTACCTGCCGGGCAACTGGCAGGTGCCGTTCGGTATTGTGCTGGTGGTGGACCAACTGTCTTCGATGATGCTGGTGCTCACCGGGATCATCGGCGTGAGTGCGCTGCTGTTCGCCATGGCCCGCTGGGACCGAGCGGGCACCAGCTTCCATGCATTGTTCCAGATCCAGATGATGGGCCTGTACGGTGCTTTTCTCACCGCAGACCTGTTCAACCTGTTCGTGTTCTTCGAGGTGCTGCTGGCGGCGTCCTACGGTCTGATGCTGCACGGCTCGGGCCGTGCGCGGGTGTCGTCGGGGCTGCATTACATCGCCATCAACCTGCTGGCGTCGTCGCTGTTCCTGATTGGCGCAGCGATGATCTACGGGGTCACCGGCACGCTGAACTTTGCTGACCTGGCGCTGAAAATCCCGCTGGTGCCGGAAGCCGATCGCGGCCTGTTGCACGCAGGCGCGGCAATCCTGGCGACAGCCTTTCTGGCCAAAGCCGGCATGTGGCCGCTGAACTTCTGGCTGGCGCCCGCCTATTCCTCGGCCAGTGCGCCGGTGGCGGCGATGTTTGCGATCATGACCAAAGTCGGCGTGTACACCGTGCTGCGCCTGTGGACCCTGTTGTTCTCCGGCCAGGCCGGTGCCTCAGCGCTGTTCGGCGGCGACTGGCTGGTGTACGGCGGCATGGCGACTATCATCTGCGCGGCGCTGGCAATGCTGGCGGCGCAGCGGCTGGAACGCATGGCGAGTTTGAGCATTCTGGTGTCGGCCGGGATCCTGCTGTCGGCTGTGGGTTTTGCCCAGCCCAGCCTGACCGCCGGCGCGTTGTTCTATCTGGTCAGCTCGACGCTGGCCTTGAGCGCGCTGTTCCTGCTGGCGGAATTGATCGAACGTTCGCGTTCGGCCAATGACCTGCCACTGGATGAAGAAATCGATGCGCTGCCCAAAGCCATGGAATCCCTGCATCCGCGTCCCGGCGTGAACCTGGACGATGAGCAGAAAGCCGTGGTCGGCCAAGTCATTCCCTGGACCATGGCCTTCCTCGGCTTGAGCTTTGTCGCCTGTGCACTGCTGATCATCGGCATGCCGCCGCTGTCCGGGTTTATCGGCAAGCTCAGCCTGCTAAGTGCGCTGGTTAACCCTATGGGCCTGGGCAACGCAGTGGATGAGCCAATCCGCCCAGCTGCCTGGGGCTTGGTGGCGTTGCTGATTCTGTCGGGCCTGGCCTCGTTGATCGCCTTCGCACGCTTGGGCATCCAGCGCTTCTGGACCCCGGAAGAGCGCCCCTCGCCGCTGCTGCGCCGCTATGAGTGCCTGCCGATCTTCTTCCTGCTCGGCCTGAGCATCCTGCTGACCTTCAAGGCCGAACCGTTGATGCGCTACACCCAGGCCACCGCCGATAGCCTGAACAACCCGGAACACTACGTGATGGCCGTGATGGCGACGCGCCCGATTCCGAGCCCTGAAGCCAAGGCCGCCGCCCTGGAGGTGCAGCCATGA
- a CDS encoding K+/H+ antiporter subunit F, whose translation MSALLSNAILVSLFLFSLAMALTLVRLFKGPSAQDRVLALDYLYILAMLMMLVLGIRYASDTYFEAALLIALFGFVGSFALAKFLLRGEVIE comes from the coding sequence ATGAGCGCCCTGCTCTCCAATGCGATTCTGGTCAGCCTGTTCCTGTTCTCCTTGGCGATGGCGCTGACCCTGGTGCGCCTGTTCAAAGGCCCCTCGGCCCAGGACCGGGTACTGGCGCTGGACTACCTGTACATCCTGGCGATGCTGATGATGCTGGTGCTCGGCATTCGCTACGCCAGTGACACCTACTTTGAAGCGGCGCTGCTGATTGCGCTGTTTGGCTTTGTCGGGTCGTTCGCCCTGGCGAAATTCCTGCTGCGTGGCGAGGTGATTGAATGA
- a CDS encoding Na+/H+ antiporter subunit E, whose protein sequence is MKRLLPAPWLSLALWLLWLVLNVSVSPGNLLLGALLGFLAPLLMAPLRPLPIRIRRPGVIIRLFFLVGHDVIISNLKVAWGVLTCGSRAPRSRFIKIPLDLRNANGLAVLSMITSVTPGTVWSELALDRSVLLIHVFDLDDEAQFIQHFKHAYERPLMEIFE, encoded by the coding sequence ATGAAGCGTCTGCTCCCTGCCCCGTGGCTGTCGCTGGCGTTGTGGCTGTTGTGGCTGGTACTGAACGTGTCGGTCAGCCCCGGCAACCTGCTGCTGGGCGCATTGCTGGGCTTTCTCGCGCCGCTGCTGATGGCGCCGCTGCGCCCGCTGCCGATTCGCATCCGCCGCCCTGGCGTGATCATCCGCCTGTTTTTCCTGGTGGGTCACGACGTGATCATCTCCAACCTGAAAGTGGCCTGGGGCGTGCTCACGTGCGGCTCACGAGCACCGCGCTCGCGCTTTATCAAGATCCCGCTGGACCTGCGCAATGCCAATGGCCTGGCCGTGCTCTCGATGATCACCAGCGTGACGCCTGGCACCGTCTGGTCGGAACTGGCGCTGGACCGCAGTGTTTTACTGATCCACGTGTTCGACCTGGATGATGAAGCGCAGTTTATCCAGCACTTCAAACACGCCTACGAACGGCCCCTGATGGAGATCTTCGAATGA